In Pogoniulus pusillus isolate bPogPus1 chromosome 1, bPogPus1.pri, whole genome shotgun sequence, one DNA window encodes the following:
- the FKBP3 gene encoding peptidyl-prolyl cis-trans isomerase FKBP3 produces MAAAAAGPAQPWSAEELRSEALPKKDIIKFLQEHAAQAFLAEHKLLGQVKNVAKTANKEQLIAAYTQLFHTQRFKGTDGAEKAAEKAKPAKAEEAKGKVAKLEEAVDEGPPKYTKSILKKGDKTNFPKKGDTVHCWYTGKLQDGTVFDTNVQTSAKKKKAAKPLSFKVGVGKVIRGWDEALLTMSKGEKAQLEIEPEWAYGKKGQPDAKIPPNAKLFFEVELVDIE; encoded by the exons ATGGCGGCGGCCGCGGCGGGTCCGGCGCAGCCTTGGAGTGCTGAGGAGCTGCGGAGCGAAGCGCTGCCCAAGAAAGACATCATTAAATTCCTCCAGGAGCACGCAGCCCAGGCG TTTCTGGCCGAGCACAAGCTCCTGGGGCAGGTAAAGAACGTGGCTAAGACGGCgaacaaggagcagctgatcGCCGCCTACACGCAGCTCTTCCACACGCAG AGGTTCAAGGGCACAGACGGCGCAGAGAAGGCGGCGGAGAAGGCAAAGCCTGCGAAGGCAGAGGAGGCCAAGGGCAAAGTGGCAAAGCTTGAGGAGGCTGTCGATGAG GGGCCACCAAAGTACACAAAATCCATTTTAAAGAAGGGTGATAAAACCAACTTCCCAAAGAAAGGAGACACTGTCCACTGCTGGTATACAGGAAAGCTACAGGACGGAACGGTCTTCGATACCAATGTTCAGACAA GtgcaaagaagaagaaagcagctAAACCTCTAAGTTTCAAAGTTGGTGTAGGAAAAGTCATCAGAGGC tggGATGAAGCCCTCCTCACGATGAGCaaaggagagaaggctcagctGGAGATTGAACCCGAGTGGGCGTATGGCAAGAAGGGGCAGCCTGATGCCAA GATTCCACCCAATGCAAAGCTTTTCTTTGAGGTTGAACTGGTGGATATTGAGTGA